A genomic window from Alphaproteobacteria bacterium includes:
- the otsB gene encoding trehalose-phosphatase: MTGMITTKPTCPLPGPAPDLSVTALFLDFDGTITDLVPDPAKVRVPGNVHEDLRALIAAGFPVAIITGRALGAIDSFLPGLQPAGAGCHGAELRETAGAAITHMVPSPPEKLVAMATKAALEFGCFFEHKPFALALHGITPHNSGQVAERLSELTAADAGNGDYVVKKIGPSYEIIHKNVSKGLAIGHFMQLPAFAKRVPIYIGDDVGEEPSMDTVGAWGGRQIGVTAPTIVPGDPRHNDPRYLLDGPADLHAFLAWVVQSIT; encoded by the coding sequence ATGACAGGCATGATAACGACCAAACCCACCTGCCCGCTGCCCGGGCCGGCGCCCGATCTTTCTGTCACCGCACTCTTCCTCGATTTCGACGGCACGATCACCGATCTGGTCCCCGATCCCGCCAAAGTGCGCGTACCCGGTAACGTACACGAGGATTTGCGCGCCTTGATTGCGGCCGGTTTCCCGGTTGCGATCATCACGGGCCGGGCACTCGGCGCGATCGACAGTTTTCTGCCAGGCCTGCAGCCCGCCGGGGCCGGGTGCCATGGCGCAGAACTGCGCGAAACCGCGGGCGCGGCCATAACCCATATGGTGCCGTCGCCGCCGGAAAAACTCGTGGCAATGGCGACGAAAGCGGCGCTGGAATTCGGTTGCTTCTTTGAACACAAACCCTTCGCGCTGGCCCTGCATGGTATCACGCCGCACAACAGCGGCCAGGTGGCGGAGCGCCTGAGCGAACTGACCGCCGCTGACGCCGGAAACGGAGATTATGTGGTCAAAAAAATCGGGCCCAGCTACGAAATTATACATAAAAATGTCAGCAAAGGTCTCGCTATCGGTCATTTCATGCAGCTTCCCGCTTTTGCCAAGCGCGTACCTATCTATATCGGCGACGATGTGGGGGAAGAACCGAGCATGGATACCGTTGGCGCATGGGGCGGGCGCCAGATCGGCGTAACCGCGCCCACGATCGTGCCGGGGGACCCGCGTCACAACGATCCGCGCTATCTTCTGGATGGCCCGGCAGATTTGCACGCCTTTTTGGCATGGGTCGTGCAAAGCATCACCTAG
- a CDS encoding diguanylate cyclase: MKKAAAKGTKKPRGKAAQKTPERRRRRGRRAEDLLPDFRDLIDNAVQGVVVHQNFRAVYANEAFARLFGFKSAREVLAMPLLRPLVPPENWAMVEQRNAALLRGKNIPPINRERAQTIDGRELWINATRRVIDWHGTPAMQVNVFDVSDHMKTEQQLLATEQRLRAVLEVLPYPVAITRRKDGQILFVNRKTCLLLGRSGALLRKMKLFDFFADPEDATDFHTMLDTIKELRELEIRMKNHGGREFMAEVAAILTDYSGEGAVLVALNDISQRKQLEAELFHQATTDALTGISNRRHFLDQGEQELRRARRFARDLTLLMLDIDHFKAINDTHGHAAGDIVIQQVVKACQDELRQTDLIGRLGGEEFAILLPETGMKAATETAGRLRAAIADRKIPAGKIAVQCTISVGLTQLEAQDGDIDALLARADAALYRAKQAGRNRVEAT, encoded by the coding sequence ATGAAAAAGGCCGCGGCGAAGGGCACGAAGAAACCGCGCGGCAAAGCCGCACAAAAAACGCCCGAACGCCGCCGCAGGCGCGGCCGGCGCGCCGAAGATTTGCTGCCCGATTTCCGCGATCTGATCGATAACGCGGTGCAGGGCGTGGTGGTGCATCAGAATTTCCGCGCGGTTTACGCCAACGAAGCTTTTGCGCGTCTGTTCGGCTTTAAATCGGCCAGGGAAGTTCTGGCGATGCCGTTGCTGCGGCCGCTGGTGCCGCCCGAAAACTGGGCGATGGTCGAACAGCGCAATGCCGCGCTGCTGCGCGGCAAGAACATCCCGCCCATCAACCGCGAGCGCGCGCAAACCATAGATGGCCGCGAACTGTGGATCAACGCCACCCGCCGCGTGATCGACTGGCACGGCACGCCCGCCATGCAGGTCAATGTGTTCGACGTGTCCGACCATATGAAAACCGAGCAGCAATTGCTGGCGACCGAACAGCGCCTGCGCGCGGTGCTGGAAGTGCTGCCCTACCCGGTTGCGATCACGCGCCGCAAGGATGGCCAGATATTGTTCGTCAACCGCAAGACCTGCCTGCTGCTGGGGCGCAGCGGCGCGCTTTTGCGTAAAATGAAACTGTTCGATTTCTTTGCCGATCCGGAAGACGCCACGGATTTCCACACCATGCTCGATACCATCAAGGAATTGCGCGAACTCGAAATTCGCATGAAGAACCATGGCGGGCGCGAATTCATGGCCGAGGTTGCCGCCATTCTCACGGATTACAGCGGCGAAGGCGCGGTGCTGGTCGCGCTCAACGATATATCCCAGCGCAAGCAGCTTGAAGCCGAACTGTTCCATCAAGCGACAACCGACGCGCTGACGGGTATCAGCAACCGCCGTCATTTCCTCGATCAGGGCGAACAGGAATTGCGGCGGGCCCGCCGTTTCGCGCGCGACCTTACCCTGCTGATGCTCGATATCGATCATTTCAAGGCGATCAACGACACGCACGGCCATGCCGCGGGCGATATCGTGATCCAGCAAGTTGTAAAGGCGTGCCAGGATGAATTGCGCCAGACCGATCTGATCGGCCGCCTGGGCGGCGAGGAATTCGCGATCCTGCTGCCCGAAACCGGCATGAAGGCGGCGACGGAAACCGCCGGGCGCCTGCGCGCCGCCATAGCGGACCGCAAAATCCCCGCCGGAAAGATCGCGGTTCAATGCACCATTAGCGTCGGCCTGACGCAGCTTGAAGCGCAGGACGGCGATATCGACGCGCTGCTCGCGCGCGCCGATGCGGCGCTGTACCGCGCCAAGCAGGCCGGGCGTAACCGTGTTGAGGCTACGTAA
- the hrcA gene encoding heat-inducible transcriptional repressor HrcA yields the protein MMTELNERSRTILKMVVDAYVATGAPVGSRTLARQPGMVLSPASIRNVMADLEALGLLHAPHTSAGRVPTDMGLRLFIDGILEVGDLAADDRNSIESHCRAGGRSLSDMLEQATSALAGLSSCAGLVLAPKADRTLKQIEFVQLGPGRVLVILVSQDGMVENRVIEAPLNLPISSLTMAANYLNHHLGGKTLAAARKAVLAELEAQRAELDGLTARLVQSGLAVWSGEAAPGAGQLIVKGQSRLLSDVQALSDLERIRKLFDALETRESMLKLLDATGQAEGVQIFIGAENALFADTGCAMIVAPFTPGFAADQDGKDGRERVIGAIGVIGPTRINYARIIPLVDYTAKVIGKMMGAG from the coding sequence ATGATGACGGAACTGAACGAACGTTCGCGCACGATCCTGAAAATGGTGGTCGATGCCTATGTGGCGACCGGCGCGCCGGTGGGATCGCGCACGCTCGCGCGCCAGCCGGGCATGGTGCTTTCGCCCGCTTCGATCCGCAATGTGATGGCGGATCTCGAAGCGCTCGGGCTTTTGCATGCGCCGCACACCTCGGCCGGGCGCGTGCCGACCGACATGGGCTTGCGGCTTTTCATCGACGGGATTCTCGAGGTCGGCGATCTTGCCGCCGATGACCGCAACAGCATCGAAAGCCATTGCCGCGCGGGCGGACGCAGCCTATCCGATATGCTCGAGCAGGCGACCAGCGCGCTTGCCGGGCTTTCTTCCTGTGCCGGGCTTGTGCTCGCGCCCAAGGCCGACCGCACGCTCAAGCAGATCGAGTTCGTGCAACTGGGCCCGGGGCGCGTGCTTGTCATTCTTGTGAGTCAGGACGGCATGGTCGAAAACCGCGTGATCGAAGCGCCGCTGAATTTACCGATCAGCAGCCTGACCATGGCGGCCAACTATCTTAACCACCATCTGGGCGGCAAAACGCTCGCGGCCGCGCGCAAGGCCGTGCTTGCCGAACTTGAAGCGCAGCGCGCCGAGCTTGACGGGCTGACGGCCAGGCTGGTGCAAAGCGGGCTTGCGGTCTGGAGCGGCGAAGCCGCGCCGGGCGCGGGGCAATTGATCGTGAAGGGCCAATCGCGGCTTTTGAGCGATGTGCAGGCGCTTTCGGATCTCGAGCGCATTCGCAAATTGTTCGATGCGCTGGAAACGCGCGAAAGCATGCTCAAACTGCTGGATGCCACGGGCCAAGCGGAAGGCGTGCAGATTTTCATCGGCGCCGAAAACGCGCTGTTCGCCGATACCGGCTGCGCCATGATCGTTGCGCCCTTCACGCCCGGCTTTGCCGCGGATCAGGACGGCAAGGACGGCCGCGAGCGCGTGATCGGCGCGATCGGCGTGATCGGCCCGACGCGGATCAATTATGCGCGCATCATCCCGCTCGTGGATTACACCGCCAAGGTGATCGGCAAGATGATGGGCGCGGGGTAG
- a CDS encoding EamA family transporter, with amino-acid sequence MQPFLPSPLAAALLSLAAFQAWVLSDAFIKWGSATIATPQQMVIVGACAGLTVLVFALLRSGRASLRIASPRIIFTRSILACCAALSTVLGVTWLPLADFYTIIFAAPLITAAMGALWLREKTPRGVLLAILVGFAGVILAARYGIAPSEEGSWAGVIATAAGALFFAGQNVYTRFAHARESSMALAFYPDLLIVAVFGGLMLARGEPWAGDIEGLAATALAGVASGAGMMLMVASLRHGQAAIAGSFHYSQIAGGALLGWVVWSDVPAPATVAGATVIILAGLYVIWHQNRKAKRLIAAAP; translated from the coding sequence ATGCAACCTTTCCTTCCCTCTCCGCTCGCGGCCGCGCTGCTTTCGCTCGCAGCGTTCCAGGCATGGGTGCTCAGCGACGCGTTTATCAAATGGGGCAGCGCCACGATCGCAACGCCGCAACAAATGGTGATCGTCGGCGCATGCGCCGGGCTTACGGTGCTGGTCTTCGCGCTTTTGCGCAGCGGGCGCGCTTCGCTGCGAATCGCCAGCCCGCGCATTATCTTCACGCGCAGCATCCTTGCCTGTTGCGCCGCGCTTTCGACCGTGCTGGGCGTCACCTGGCTGCCATTGGCCGATTTTTACACCATCATATTCGCCGCGCCGCTGATCACGGCCGCCATGGGCGCGCTGTGGCTGCGGGAAAAAACGCCGCGCGGCGTTTTGCTGGCAATCCTCGTCGGGTTCGCCGGTGTTATCCTGGCGGCGCGCTACGGCATAGCGCCAAGCGAAGAAGGCAGCTGGGCCGGCGTAATCGCGACCGCGGCGGGCGCGCTGTTCTTTGCCGGACAAAACGTCTATACGCGCTTCGCACATGCGCGCGAAAGCTCCATGGCGCTCGCTTTTTATCCCGATCTGCTGATCGTCGCCGTGTTCGGCGGCCTGATGCTTGCGCGCGGCGAGCCATGGGCCGGCGACATCGAAGGGCTTGCCGCCACCGCGCTTGCGGGCGTCGCCAGCGGCGCCGGCATGATGCTGATGGTCGCATCGCTGCGTCACGGGCAGGCGGCGATCGCCGGTTCGTTCCACTATAGCCAGATCGCTGGCGGCGCGCTGCTCGGCTGGGTTGTGTGGAGCGATGTGCCCGCCCCCGCAACGGTTGCGGGCGCCACCGTCATCATTCTTGCCGGGCTGTATGTGATATGGCACCAGAACCGCAAGGCAAAACGCTTGATCGCCGCCGCGCCATAG
- the bioB gene encoding biotin synthase BioB, whose translation MSASVQNPAPPAIRHDWTADEIRALLEMPLLDLVYHAQTVHRASQNNDVQLASLLSIKTGGCPEDCGYCPQSAHYAKKTGQAKEQMLDVGDVLDKARVAREAGATRFCMGAAWREVRDGKPFDDVCAMVRGVRELGMEACVTLGMLQPHQARKLADAGLTAYNHNLDTSPEFYGHIISTRCYEDRLETIRHVREAGITVCCGGIIGMGEGNTDRARMLQVLANMDPHPESVPVNALVAVRGTPLEGQPPVDPLDLVRMVAAARITMPRARVRLSAGRSELTREAQALCLLAGANSIFYGEKLLTTDNNDAAADRALIADLGLTVAA comes from the coding sequence ATGTCCGCATCCGTGCAAAACCCCGCGCCGCCCGCCATCCGCCACGACTGGACGGCGGACGAGATTCGCGCGTTGCTTGAAATGCCGCTGCTCGATCTCGTCTATCACGCGCAAACCGTGCACCGTGCGAGCCAAAACAACGACGTGCAGCTCGCCAGCCTGCTTTCGATCAAGACCGGCGGCTGCCCCGAAGATTGCGGCTACTGCCCGCAAAGCGCGCATTACGCCAAAAAGACCGGGCAGGCGAAAGAACAGATGCTCGATGTCGGCGATGTGCTGGACAAGGCGCGCGTGGCGCGCGAAGCCGGGGCCACGCGTTTCTGCATGGGCGCGGCCTGGCGCGAAGTGAGGGACGGCAAGCCGTTCGACGATGTCTGCGCCATGGTGCGCGGCGTGCGCGAACTTGGCATGGAAGCCTGCGTTACGCTCGGCATGCTGCAGCCGCATCAGGCGCGCAAGCTGGCCGATGCCGGGCTGACGGCCTACAACCACAACCTCGATACCAGCCCGGAATTTTACGGGCACATCATATCCACTCGCTGCTATGAAGACCGGCTTGAAACCATTCGCCATGTGCGCGAAGCGGGCATCACGGTTTGCTGCGGCGGCATCATCGGCATGGGCGAAGGCAATACCGACCGCGCGCGCATGCTGCAGGTTCTCGCCAACATGGATCCACACCCGGAAAGCGTGCCGGTCAACGCGCTCGTGGCCGTGCGCGGCACGCCGCTTGAAGGGCAGCCGCCGGTCGATCCGCTCGATCTCGTCCGCATGGTCGCGGCGGCGCGCATCACCATGCCCCGCGCCCGCGTGCGGCTTTCGGCGGGGCGCTCGGAACTGACGCGCGAAGCGCAGGCGCTGTGCCTTCTGGCCGGGGCCAATTCCATCTTTTACGGCGAAAAACTGCTAACCACCGACAATAACGATGCCGCAGCCGACCGCGCGCTGATCGCAGATCTCGGCCTCACCGTCGCCGCCTGA
- the cobT gene encoding cobaltochelatase subunit CobT translates to MTAPDTPAETFKRATAATIRAVSRAPDLDIVFSTEAPATRGKRVRVPLPSIALTQSERTHVRGASDAAALRVRHHDPKLHARAAAQAGGGEMARAIFDVMEQARCEALGAAAMPGVAANLVALLEDRCAKQGLGQVTERAQAPLPDVMRMMTYEALLQTPPPQAGKAALDLWRPWLTKRIGRQLQQLPASMHDQKLFADNIRKLLRAMQMDFPSSREQEEGEESEDSKPEPAEAPQTETETVSAESGAADKSENEPAEAILAASDESAMADEQEEDETQDGATDPEAGAPPWHNEGAMANGPRTQYRVFTDRFDEIASAGDLCHPDELGRLRGLLDQQVRSYQGMITRLANRLQRRLLAKQTRAWEFDLEEGLLDTARLARIVAAPAHPLSYKREKQADFRDTIVTLLLDNSGSMRGRPITLAAMSADILARTLERCSVKVEILGFTTRAWKGGLARDEWVKHGKPANPGRLNDLRHIVYKTADEPWRHARRNLGLMLREGLLKENIDGEALMWAHARLLARPEQRRIMMVISDGAPVDDATLSVNPSHYLESHLRSVIDWIETMSDIELLAIGIGHDVTRYYRRAVTLTDAEQLGGVMMEQLASLFDEEQRPGARRGRRGTA, encoded by the coding sequence CCCCGATCTCGATATCGTGTTTTCCACCGAAGCGCCGGCCACGCGCGGCAAGCGCGTGCGCGTTCCGTTGCCGTCCATCGCGCTGACGCAAAGCGAGCGCACGCACGTGCGCGGCGCGTCCGATGCCGCCGCGCTGCGCGTCCGCCACCACGATCCCAAGTTGCACGCCCGCGCAGCGGCGCAGGCGGGCGGCGGCGAAATGGCGCGCGCGATCTTCGATGTGATGGAGCAGGCGCGCTGCGAAGCGCTGGGTGCCGCCGCCATGCCCGGTGTGGCCGCCAACCTTGTCGCGCTGCTCGAAGACCGCTGCGCCAAGCAGGGCCTTGGCCAGGTAACAGAACGCGCGCAGGCGCCGCTGCCGGATGTCATGCGCATGATGACATATGAAGCGCTTTTGCAAACGCCGCCGCCGCAAGCGGGCAAGGCCGCGCTCGATCTGTGGCGGCCGTGGCTGACGAAGCGCATCGGCCGGCAATTGCAGCAGCTGCCCGCCAGCATGCACGATCAAAAACTGTTCGCCGACAATATCCGCAAGCTTCTGCGCGCGATGCAAATGGATTTTCCTTCTTCGCGCGAGCAGGAGGAGGGCGAGGAAAGCGAAGACAGCAAGCCCGAGCCGGCCGAAGCGCCGCAAACGGAAACCGAAACCGTTTCCGCCGAAAGCGGCGCGGCCGACAAGAGCGAAAACGAACCGGCCGAGGCCATATTGGCGGCTTCCGACGAATCCGCGATGGCAGACGAGCAGGAGGAGGATGAAACGCAGGACGGCGCTACGGATCCCGAAGCGGGCGCGCCGCCCTGGCACAATGAAGGCGCGATGGCGAACGGCCCGCGCACGCAATACCGCGTTTTCACCGACCGTTTCGACGAGATTGCTTCGGCGGGCGATCTTTGCCACCCGGACGAGCTCGGGCGCCTGCGCGGGTTGCTCGATCAACAGGTCCGCAGCTATCAGGGCATGATCACGCGGCTCGCCAACCGGCTGCAGCGCCGCTTGCTGGCGAAACAAACGCGGGCGTGGGAATTCGATCTCGAAGAAGGGCTGCTCGATACCGCGCGGCTGGCGCGCATCGTCGCCGCGCCGGCGCATCCGCTTTCCTACAAGCGTGAAAAACAGGCCGATTTTCGCGATACCATCGTCACGCTTCTGCTCGATAATTCGGGTTCGATGCGCGGACGGCCGATCACGCTCGCGGCCATGAGCGCCGATATCCTTGCCCGCACGCTCGAGCGCTGCTCGGTCAAGGTCGAAATTCTCGGTTTCACCACCCGCGCATGGAAGGGCGGCCTCGCGCGCGACGAGTGGGTCAAGCACGGCAAACCCGCCAACCCCGGCCGCCTCAACGATCTGCGCCACATCGTTTACAAAACCGCGGACGAGCCCTGGCGGCACGCGCGCCGCAATCTCGGCCTGATGCTGCGCGAAGGGTTGCTCAAGGAAAATATCGATGGCGAGGCGCTGATGTGGGCGCATGCGCGATTGCTGGCGCGGCCCGAACAGCGCCGCATCATGATGGTCATTTCCGATGGCGCGCCGGTCGATGACGCCACGCTGTCGGTCAACCCCAGCCACTATCTCGAATCGCATCTGCGCAGCGTGATCGACTGGATCGAAACCATGTCGGATATCGAACTGCTCGCAATCGGCATCGGCCACGATGTGACCCGCTATTACCGCCGCGCCGTGACGTTGACCGATGCCGAACAGCTTGGCGGCGTGATGATGGAACAACTCGCATCCCTGTTCGACGAAGAACAGCGCCCGGGCGCGCGGCGCGGACGCAGGGGAACGGCATGA
- a CDS encoding trehalose-6-phosphate synthase, which translates to MLFARFLLPLTLCLGLLTLLLLPWAEKLVESWITADLELRSRLIFTSIEDDLSTILENERAARLDQSFTRMARDERVGGLAYCEKTGKPRSQSKNFPAGILCTNEKIADNGTFERRTIGDGTFMLARFAAPRPEQAGMQAAETTGVFTPYIMIVHNLAYAVQRSEKTKTYILWSILAISFVAGVITLIVARFTLSGWLASLRQYLRTGEKGPGITREMLVLAREIQHRVRQIEREYSRQSLSGAMWSAATLSAFVRNSLPSEQLIAVSCREPYSHMHTDKGITCTTPASGLVTALEPIMKACNGTWVAVATGDADKEVVDAHDRIAVPPDQPTYSLKRLWLSAEESAGFYLGFANEGIWPLCNIAYVKPRFRASDWAMYKQVNQKFADAIVQEAKTSSPIVFIQDYHFGLLPKLVREKLPNALIVLFWHTPWPNSEVFGILPYKREFLSGILAADIIGFHTQFNCNNFLDCVDSYIEALIDREHDTVRHGNDLCLVEPYPISISWPEKSPDHLTAAECRKKLGRDLGLAPDVKILVGVERLDYIKGITERLSAYRLFLENEPSWHGKVCFVQVASPSRSDIQAYADLDREIEEATREINEAFGNNKWQPVILYRRNFTPREVRHIYRAADVCVVSSLHDGMNLVAKEFVAARDDELGVLVLSQFAGASRELIDALIVNPYDEEGLSQTFLQALTMDEGEQAARMKSMRDYVREHNVFGWAGEILRDAARLFNRRQLNTMLREMYPTQNLLTGETGQNGKKQKDKIA; encoded by the coding sequence ATGCTTTTTGCAAGATTCCTGTTACCGCTGACGCTTTGCCTCGGCCTGCTTACCTTGTTGCTTCTGCCATGGGCGGAAAAGCTGGTCGAAAGCTGGATCACGGCCGATCTTGAATTGCGTTCGCGTTTGATTTTCACTTCAATCGAAGACGATCTTTCCACAATCCTCGAGAATGAACGCGCCGCGCGGCTTGACCAAAGCTTCACCCGTATGGCGCGCGATGAACGCGTCGGCGGGCTCGCATATTGCGAAAAAACCGGCAAGCCGCGCTCGCAAAGCAAGAACTTTCCCGCCGGCATTCTGTGCACGAACGAAAAAATTGCGGATAACGGCACGTTCGAGCGCCGCACAATCGGCGATGGCACTTTTATGCTGGCAAGATTCGCGGCCCCCCGGCCCGAACAGGCCGGCATGCAAGCAGCTGAAACGACCGGGGTATTTACGCCATATATTATGATCGTCCATAATCTCGCTTATGCCGTGCAGCGCAGCGAAAAAACCAAGACTTATATACTTTGGTCGATCCTCGCCATCAGCTTCGTTGCCGGCGTCATCACACTGATTGTCGCACGCTTTACGCTTTCCGGCTGGCTCGCCAGCTTGCGACAATATCTGCGCACCGGTGAAAAGGGTCCGGGCATTACACGGGAAATGCTGGTGCTGGCGCGCGAAATCCAGCATCGCGTTCGCCAAATAGAGCGCGAATATTCGCGCCAATCGCTTTCGGGCGCAATGTGGTCGGCCGCAACACTTTCGGCCTTCGTGCGCAACAGCCTGCCTTCAGAACAGCTGATTGCCGTTTCATGCCGCGAACCCTATTCACACATGCATACCGATAAAGGCATCACCTGCACCACGCCGGCCAGCGGCCTCGTTACGGCGCTGGAGCCTATCATGAAGGCCTGCAACGGCACATGGGTCGCGGTCGCCACCGGTGACGCCGACAAGGAAGTCGTTGACGCGCATGACCGCATCGCTGTACCGCCCGACCAACCAACCTACAGCCTGAAGCGCCTGTGGCTAAGCGCGGAGGAAAGCGCCGGCTTCTATCTCGGTTTCGCCAACGAAGGCATTTGGCCGCTTTGCAACATCGCCTATGTCAAGCCGCGCTTCCGCGCCAGCGACTGGGCCATGTATAAGCAGGTCAACCAGAAGTTTGCGGACGCCATTGTGCAGGAAGCCAAGACATCCTCGCCGATCGTCTTCATACAGGATTATCATTTCGGCCTGCTGCCCAAGCTGGTGCGCGAAAAGCTGCCGAATGCGCTGATCGTGCTGTTCTGGCATACACCGTGGCCGAACAGCGAGGTATTCGGTATTTTGCCCTATAAGCGCGAGTTTCTGTCCGGTATCCTCGCCGCCGATATCATCGGCTTCCACACCCAGTTCAACTGCAACAATTTCCTCGATTGCGTCGATAGCTATATCGAAGCGCTGATCGACCGCGAACACGATACCGTGCGCCACGGCAACGATTTGTGCCTTGTGGAACCCTACCCCATTTCCATCTCATGGCCGGAAAAGAGCCCCGATCATCTTACCGCCGCCGAATGCCGCAAGAAATTGGGGCGCGATCTCGGCCTAGCGCCGGACGTCAAGATTCTCGTCGGCGTCGAGCGGCTCGATTACATCAAAGGCATCACGGAACGGCTTTCGGCCTACCGGCTGTTCCTTGAAAACGAGCCGTCCTGGCACGGCAAGGTCTGCTTCGTGCAGGTCGCGTCCCCCTCGCGTTCCGATATTCAGGCCTATGCCGATCTTGACCGCGAGATCGAGGAGGCGACGCGCGAAATCAACGAAGCCTTCGGCAACAACAAGTGGCAGCCCGTCATTCTCTACCGGCGTAACTTTACGCCGCGCGAAGTGCGGCACATCTACCGCGCCGCCGATGTTTGCGTCGTGTCCTCGCTGCATGACGGCATGAACCTTGTGGCGAAGGAATTCGTCGCGGCGCGCGATGACGAGCTTGGCGTGCTGGTGCTGAGCCAGTTTGCAGGCGCGTCGCGCGAACTGATTGATGCCCTGATCGTCAATCCCTATGACGAAGAGGGTCTGTCCCAGACCTTCCTGCAAGCGCTGACGATGGACGAAGGCGAACAGGCCGCACGCATGAAGAGCATGCGCGATTACGTGCGCGAACATAACGTGTTTGGCTGGGCGGGCGAGATTTTGCGCGATGCTGCACGCCTGTTTAACCGCCGCCAGCTCAACACCATGCTGCGTGAAATGTACCCCACGCAAAACCTGCTGACGGGCGAAACCGGCCAGAACGGCAAGAAGCAAAAAGACAAAATCGCATGA